In Hyphomicrobiales bacterium, one genomic interval encodes:
- a CDS encoding AAA family ATPase, whose translation MWTLSICSSKGGVGKTTVAASVAAIAAGEGLKVGLIDRDPQQSLARWWELRGRPGNPILVTGIDTVAEAVNVLSENGFDLVIVDTPPMPLSAVEPAVKVADLVVVPSRPSPLDVEALDPVVKAAKRHKRPFVFVLNMVGVDKDLVAGARKYLAEDGDVLSETIAMRDVFISAMTSGQTGAEVDASGSRREVQAVWSKIKERLRKK comes from the coding sequence ATGTGGACGCTGAGTATCTGTTCGTCCAAGGGAGGCGTCGGCAAGACGACCGTCGCTGCCAGCGTGGCGGCTATCGCGGCCGGCGAGGGACTGAAAGTCGGTCTCATCGACCGAGACCCACAACAGTCGCTTGCGCGGTGGTGGGAATTGCGAGGGCGACCGGGGAACCCAATTCTGGTGACGGGGATCGATACGGTTGCGGAGGCCGTGAACGTGTTGAGCGAGAACGGCTTCGACCTGGTGATCGTCGACACGCCGCCGATGCCGCTTTCGGCAGTCGAGCCGGCGGTCAAAGTTGCAGACCTCGTCGTCGTCCCTTCGCGGCCGTCGCCGCTCGACGTCGAGGCGCTCGATCCGGTCGTGAAGGCAGCCAAGCGGCACAAGCGTCCGTTCGTCTTCGTCTTGAACATGGTGGGCGTCGACAAGGATCTGGTCGCGGGTGCTCGGAAGTATCTCGCCGAAGACGGCGACGTGCTCTCTGAAACGATCGCGATGCGTGATGTGTTCATCAGCGCGATGACCAGTGGGCAGACCGGCGCCGAAGTCGATGCGTCGGGCAG
- a CDS encoding AlpA family phage regulatory protein gives MSKPNLKRIIDRAELDEMIPYTLEHIRRLEKTGHFPQRLQLGSNRVGWLLSEVEEWIDERARARVKPGSDEACDEV, from the coding sequence ATGTCAAAGCCAAACCTTAAGCGCATCATCGATCGGGCCGAACTCGACGAGATGATCCCATACACCCTTGAGCACATCCGCCGTCTCGAAAAGACGGGGCACTTTCCACAGCGGTTGCAGCTCGGTAGCAACCGCGTCGGTTGGTTGCTCTCGGAAGTCGAGGAATGGATTGATGAACGCGCGCGTGCGCGCGTGAAGCCGGGGAGCGATGAGGCCTGCGATGAAGTTTGA
- a CDS encoding tyrosine-type recombinase/integrase: MWRYVVICPHLQPRDKVVPTWYPEGLQNSHLRVAMSRESLTDLKLRKLRGDSTQRMEIWDGSTPGFGVRVSASGIKTFVYMYRQHGRKRRVTIGRYPDIKLADARAHAHELRARVSRGEDPADEVEVGEDKTRFDVAVDDFVRLHCARHNRESTRRETERVLKQVFVTRWRRRDLATIGRSEVLRVLDDIVKEGKPSAANHALAAIRKFFNWCVERGLVDQSPCMAIRRPSKVVSRDRVLSDEELAAVWSAADATGFPFGRIVQLLILTAQRRTEVADMRWSDIDFDERVWSIPAERNKSARAHTVPLTDAAVAVLASVPRLSDEFVFPSVGAANTSFSGFSKCKQRLDAAAGIDPWRLHDLRRTVATGLARQGTLPHVVERLLNHVSGSLGGVAGVYNRFQYLGEMREALDAWSAHVSTLGDIAPNNE; encoded by the coding sequence ATGTGGCGATATGTGGTGATATGCCCTCACCTCCAACCACGTGACAAAGTGGTACCCACGTGGTACCCAGAAGGCCTTCAGAATTCGCATCTGAGGGTCGCTATGAGCCGTGAATCCTTGACCGACCTCAAGCTCCGCAAACTGCGGGGCGACAGCACACAACGGATGGAAATCTGGGATGGCAGCACGCCGGGTTTCGGCGTGCGCGTCTCGGCCTCGGGCATCAAGACGTTCGTCTATATGTACCGGCAGCATGGCCGGAAGCGCCGCGTCACCATCGGCAGATACCCCGACATCAAGCTGGCCGACGCGCGTGCTCATGCCCACGAGCTGCGCGCCCGTGTATCGCGCGGCGAAGATCCGGCAGACGAAGTCGAGGTCGGCGAAGACAAGACGCGGTTCGACGTGGCGGTCGACGACTTCGTGCGCCTGCACTGCGCCCGCCACAACCGCGAGTCGACCAGGCGCGAGACCGAGCGCGTCCTTAAGCAGGTCTTCGTTACGCGTTGGAGGCGGCGCGACCTCGCGACCATTGGACGGTCAGAAGTCCTTCGCGTCCTCGACGATATCGTCAAGGAGGGCAAGCCGAGCGCTGCAAACCATGCACTGGCCGCCATCAGAAAGTTCTTCAATTGGTGCGTCGAGCGGGGGCTCGTCGATCAGAGCCCGTGCATGGCTATCAGGCGGCCGTCCAAGGTTGTGTCGCGCGACCGGGTACTCTCGGATGAGGAATTGGCCGCCGTCTGGAGCGCGGCGGACGCCACGGGGTTCCCGTTCGGCCGCATCGTCCAACTCCTTATTCTTACCGCCCAACGCCGCACAGAAGTCGCGGACATGCGCTGGAGCGACATCGACTTCGATGAACGCGTCTGGTCGATACCGGCCGAGCGCAACAAGTCAGCGCGGGCGCATACTGTCCCACTGACCGACGCGGCCGTCGCGGTGCTCGCTTCGGTTCCGCGCCTGTCCGACGAGTTCGTGTTCCCGTCGGTTGGTGCCGCGAACACATCGTTCTCCGGGTTCTCGAAGTGCAAGCAGCGGCTCGACGCTGCGGCGGGCATCGACCCGTGGCGCTTGCACGACCTACGGCGAACGGTCGCGACCGGCCTCGCCCGGCAGGGGACGTTGCCGCATGTGGTCGAGCGGCTGCTCAACCACGTTTCGGGCAGCCTTGGCGGGGTCGCCGGCGTCTATAATCGGTTCCAGTACCTCGGCGAGATGCGCGAGGCGCTCGACGCCTGGTCGGCTCACGTCTCCACACTTGGCGACATAGCGCCAAATAACGAATAA